Proteins encoded in a region of the Triticum dicoccoides isolate Atlit2015 ecotype Zavitan chromosome 3A, WEW_v2.0, whole genome shotgun sequence genome:
- the LOC119268797 gene encoding katanin p60 ATPase-containing subunit A1-like, with protein sequence MANPLAGLQDHLKHARDYALEGLYDTSIIFFDGAIAQINKHLANLDDTFIRTKWMNCKKAISEEVEIVRQLDTQLKSFKEAPGTMRSSSPPIRSNNKSFLFQPLDEYPTSSPSTFDDPDVWAPPRDTNTPNRRSARGQSSARKSSQDGAWARGPSKTGTPSRGAKPSGSKANSAVRSSTASSTGGRKGKSSSSKADSASSDAEEGKSKKAQYEGPDGDLAAMLERDVLDSTPGVRWDDVAGLSEAKRLLEEAVVLPLWMPEYFQGIRRPWKGVLMFGPPGTGKTLLAKAVATECGTTFFNVSSATLASKWRGESERMVRCLFELARAYAPSTIFIDEIDSLCTSRGASGEHESSRRVKSELLVQIDGVNNSSTNEDGQPKIVMVLAATNFPWDIDEALRRRLEKRIYIPLPSFESRKSLISINLRTVEVATDVNIDEVARRTEGYSGDDLTNVCRDASMNGMRRKIAGKTRDEIKNMSKDDISKDPVAMCDFEEALVKVQKSVSPSDIERHEKWMAEFGSA encoded by the exons aTGGCGAACCCCCTAGCCGGGCTGCAGGACCACCTCAAGCACGCGCGCGACTACGCGCTCGAGGGCCTCTACGACACATCCATCATCTTCTTCGACGGCGCCATCGCGCAGATCAACAA GCATCTAGCTAATTTAGATGACACCTTTATCCGCACAAAATGGATGAACTGTAAGAAAGCTATAAGTGAAGAGGTAGAGATTGTTAGGCAGCTCGATACCCAATTGAAGTCATTTAAAGAAGCCCCTGGGACAATGCGGTCCTCGTCGCCTCCTATTCGCTCTAATAATAAATCATTTCTGTTCCAACCATTGGACGAGTATCCAACATCATCGCCATCAACCTTTGACGACCCTGATGTGTGGGCACCTCCAAGAGATACAAATACACCAAACCGAAGGTCAGCAAGAGGCCAATCTAGTGCAAGAAAATCCTCCCAAGATGGAGCTTGGGCACGGGGTCCATCAAAGACTGGAACACCTAGCCGTGGTGCAAAACCCAGCGGAAGTAAAGCAAACTCTGCGGTAAGATCATCAACTGCTTCAAGCACTGGCGGGAGGAAAGGAAAATCAAGTTCGAGCAAGGCTGATTCAGCG AGCAGCGATGCTGAAGAAGGTAAGTCCAAGAAGGCACAGTATGAAGGACCGGATGGGGACTTAGCTGCCATGCTTGAAAGAGATGTTCTAGACTCTACCCCAGGAGTGAGATGGGATGATGTTGCAGGACTTAGTGAGGCCAAAAGACTCCTTGAGGAAGCAGTTGTGCTTCCTCTCTGGATGCCTGAATATTTTCAG GGTATTCGTCGACCTTGGAAAGGGGTTCTTATGTTTGGCCCACCAGGTACCGGGAAGACCCTTCTAGCTAAGGCAGTAGCTACAGAATGTGGAACAACATTCTTTAATGTTTCGTCTGCAACATTGGCTTCGAAATGGCGGGGGGAGAGTGAGCGCATGGTCCGTTGTTTATTTGAACTTGCAAGGGCCTATGCTCCAAGTACAATCTTCATTGATGAAATAGACTCCCTATGCACATCTCGTGG AGCTTCTGGTGAGCATGAATCATCGAGGAGGGTAAAGTCTGAACTTCTAGTGCAAATAGATGGTGTTAACAATAGCTCTACCAATGAAGATGGTCAGCCGAAAATTGTTATGGTTCTGGCAGCTACCAACTTTCCATGGGATATTGATGAAGCACTCAG GCGGAGGCTGGAAAAGCGTATCTACATTCCACTTCCAAGTTTTGAAAGCAGAAAATCACTCATCAGCATAAATCTTAGAACGGTTGAG GTAGCTACTGACGTTAACATCGACGAAGTCGCACGAAGGACAGAAGGGTATAGTGGGGATGACCTGACAAATGTTTGCCGTGATGCTTCGATGAATGGTATGAGGCGAAAGATTGCAGGCAAGACCCGTGATGAGATCAAGAACATGTCAAAGGATGATATCTCAAAGGACCCGGTAGCCATGTGTGACTTTGAAGAAGCTTTGGTCAAGGTCCAGAAGAGTGTGTCGCCCTCTGATATCGAACGGCACGAGAAGTGGATGGCCGAGTTTGGATCTGCTTAA